The proteins below come from a single Halothiobacillus neapolitanus c2 genomic window:
- a CDS encoding GntR family transcriptional regulator yields the protein MKQTAEQTTVKPVATKYVYDALKEKILSFEIYPGSRVTESELADLFMVSRTPVREALLRLENEGFLTIRPKQGCFIKPINIEELGEYYGVRTALEVAAVEGACHYMPESELQHLLHLWSPDQALVEHSADQMEDKDESFHIALALGSGNSTLVRYLQDVNDHIRIIRRVDFQDEERIKRTYAEHHAIIEAILGREVDKARNLMKRHIQRSQDFAKTLTLTQLAKKKAGVSRFEQVKAL from the coding sequence ATGAAGCAAACAGCTGAACAGACCACGGTAAAACCTGTCGCGACGAAATATGTGTACGACGCGCTGAAGGAAAAAATCCTCAGTTTTGAGATCTATCCGGGTAGCCGGGTGACCGAATCTGAACTGGCAGATTTGTTCATGGTGAGTCGCACGCCCGTTCGCGAAGCGCTGCTTCGGCTGGAAAACGAAGGCTTCCTGACTATCCGGCCGAAACAAGGATGTTTCATCAAGCCGATCAATATCGAGGAACTGGGCGAGTACTACGGCGTGCGCACGGCGCTTGAAGTGGCGGCGGTCGAGGGGGCTTGTCATTACATGCCGGAAAGCGAGTTGCAGCATTTGCTGCATCTGTGGTCGCCCGACCAGGCATTGGTGGAGCACAGTGCCGATCAGATGGAAGATAAGGACGAGTCGTTTCATATTGCCTTGGCTCTCGGTAGTGGAAATTCGACGCTTGTCCGATACCTTCAAGACGTCAACGATCACATTCGCATCATCCGCCGCGTGGACTTTCAAGACGAAGAGCGGATCAAGCGAACCTATGCCGAACACCACGCGATCATCGAAGCAATTCTCGGCCGCGAGGTCGATAAGGCCCGCAACCTGATGAAGCGTCACATCCAGCGAAGCCAGGACTTCGCCAAAACCCTCACCCTGACGCAATTGGCTAAGAAGAAGGCGGGTGTCAGCCGTTTCGAACAGGTGAAAGCGTTGTGA
- a CDS encoding isopenicillin N synthase family dioxygenase — translation MACETRQDRLLIRTGPTSPTDLGEPAMLPLIDPAVAHARTITPAVRVEAEKLYRACCDIGFFTVKNTNLSTEEFVDIFTLAHRFFAQPLEEKMRISIENSSHHRGYGKVGAEQLSPETPADFKETFDMSRDLGPTHPGVRAGDLFYGPNQYPQFEGFKETVERYYQRLSETGLNLLALMAVSLELPIDYFDPLFDDQTSVLRMIHYPPVTDAGQISAGVHTDYGCLTLLAQDAVGGLEVKPRGQDWIRVPYEPDMLVVNIGDLMQRWSNDVFQSTPHRVVPPLGVDRYSIPFFLEPNTKTRVACFDSCVTPKTPCRYEPIFSDDWITSRFNQTYAYRQK, via the coding sequence ATGGCGTGCGAAACCCGACAAGATCGCCTATTGATTCGAACCGGCCCGACCAGCCCAACTGACTTGGGAGAACCCGCCATGCTGCCGTTAATCGACCCCGCTGTTGCTCACGCCAGAACGATCACCCCAGCCGTGCGCGTAGAAGCCGAAAAACTCTATCGCGCCTGCTGTGACATCGGGTTTTTCACCGTGAAGAACACCAATCTGTCCACAGAAGAGTTCGTGGACATATTCACGCTGGCCCACCGGTTCTTCGCCCAGCCGCTTGAAGAGAAGATGCGCATCAGCATCGAAAACTCGTCGCATCACCGGGGTTACGGAAAGGTAGGCGCGGAGCAGTTGTCGCCCGAAACCCCAGCGGATTTCAAAGAAACTTTCGACATGTCCCGCGACCTGGGCCCGACGCATCCCGGGGTGCGGGCGGGCGATCTTTTCTACGGCCCAAACCAGTACCCTCAATTTGAGGGTTTCAAGGAGACTGTTGAACGGTATTACCAGCGGTTGAGCGAAACGGGTCTGAATCTACTGGCACTGATGGCGGTATCGCTGGAACTACCGATTGATTACTTCGATCCGCTGTTCGACGACCAGACCAGCGTACTGCGCATGATTCACTATCCGCCGGTAACAGACGCAGGACAAATTAGTGCCGGAGTTCACACGGACTATGGTTGCCTCACCCTGCTGGCGCAGGATGCCGTGGGTGGGCTTGAGGTCAAACCCCGAGGGCAGGACTGGATTCGCGTTCCTTACGAACCGGACATGCTGGTGGTAAATATTGGCGATCTCATGCAGCGCTGGAGCAACGATGTGTTTCAGTCGACGCCGCACCGGGTCGTGCCGCCACTGGGCGTCGATCGCTATTCGATCCCATTCTTTCTCGAACCGAATACGAAAACCCGGGTGGCATGCTTCGACTCGTGCGTGACGCCCAAAACGCCGTGCCGGTATGAACCCATCTTTTCGGATGACTGGATCACGTCCCGCTTTAATCAGACGTACGCGTACCGACAGAAATAA
- a CDS encoding nucleoside deaminase: MCDHVVHEQEKQIMRQAIEFSREKMIAGFGGPFGAVISRNGEVIATGFNQVTSANDPTAHAEVSAIRAACQVLNTFDLSGCEIYTSCEPCPMCLSAIYWARLDRIYYANSRQDAADIGFDDAFLYEEIAKDIPDRQIPTIRLLEKEAILPFNEWRAKPDKIAY; this comes from the coding sequence ATGTGTGACCACGTTGTGCACGAACAAGAAAAGCAAATCATGCGTCAAGCCATTGAGTTTTCAAGAGAAAAAATGATTGCCGGTTTCGGTGGCCCGTTCGGCGCCGTGATCTCCCGTAATGGGGAAGTCATCGCTACTGGATTCAATCAGGTCACATCTGCTAACGACCCGACCGCGCACGCTGAAGTCAGCGCCATTCGCGCTGCCTGTCAGGTGCTGAACACATTTGATCTGTCCGGATGCGAGATTTATACCAGCTGTGAGCCCTGCCCCATGTGCCTGAGCGCCATCTACTGGGCGCGGCTGGATCGGATCTATTACGCTAATTCGCGTCAGGACGCCGCCGACATCGGGTTCGACGACGCCTTTCTGTATGAAGAAATCGCCAAGGACATCCCGGACCGTCAGATCCCGACCATTCGCCTGCTGGAGAAAGAAGCAATCCTGCCGTTCAACGAATGGCGTGCGAAACCCGACAAGATCGCCTATTGA